A part of Larkinella insperata genomic DNA contains:
- a CDS encoding response regulator, whose product MLDVLYVEDNPDDADVFSRVIRKMEKDISYKVINLGSEAIDYLNAQGRYQKDTAPLPKLLLLDLDLSEYSGFEIIQKARSLARTRLLPIVVFSTSDSPQDITQSLSLGANAYVVKPGSYQSINQLLRRLCDFWLIDNNVVTT is encoded by the coding sequence ATGTTGGACGTACTATATGTGGAAGACAACCCGGATGATGCCGACGTTTTTAGTCGGGTCATTCGTAAAATGGAGAAGGATATCTCCTATAAAGTAATCAATTTGGGCTCCGAAGCCATCGATTACCTGAACGCCCAGGGAAGGTACCAGAAAGACACGGCTCCGTTGCCGAAGCTTTTGCTGCTCGACCTGGATTTGTCGGAATACAGTGGCTTTGAAATTATTCAGAAAGCTCGCTCCCTGGCCCGGACGCGGTTGTTACCGATTGTGGTTTTCAGCACCTCCGACAGCCCGCAGGATATTACCCAGTCACTTTCCCTGGGAGCAAATGCCTATGTTGTTAAACCCGGTAGTTATCAGTCAATTAATCAATTGTTACGACGGCTTTGCGATTTCTGGCTGATTGATAACAATGTTGTAACCACGTAA
- a CDS encoding biliverdin-producing heme oxygenase — MTLAERLRYETRAVHEETEELLYTESLKAGQLSLEQYSHLLRVHWLFHYALEATIDRYPAFFQAYHPNERRKTPWLTADLAELNIPLPDPQSDLFADWSPVELLGAAYVGEGSMLGGKVVFHHLQKSPELKPVLQNARFYRGYGAEALEKWKAFGGILAGQPEVEHDKIVQAAHRTFRAYHDIFKHTQRQDQPVA, encoded by the coding sequence ATGACGTTAGCGGAACGATTGAGGTACGAAACCCGTGCGGTACACGAAGAAACCGAAGAACTACTGTATACCGAATCCTTGAAGGCCGGTCAGTTATCATTGGAACAATACAGCCACCTGCTCCGGGTGCATTGGCTGTTTCATTACGCCCTGGAAGCGACCATCGACCGGTATCCGGCATTTTTTCAGGCATACCACCCCAACGAACGCCGGAAAACGCCCTGGCTGACAGCGGATCTGGCCGAATTGAACATTCCTTTACCTGATCCTCAATCCGACTTGTTTGCGGATTGGTCGCCCGTTGAACTACTGGGCGCGGCTTACGTGGGCGAAGGATCTATGCTGGGTGGGAAGGTGGTTTTTCATCACTTGCAAAAAAGCCCCGAATTAAAGCCGGTGCTGCAAAACGCCCGCTTTTACCGGGGATACGGAGCCGAAGCGTTGGAAAAATGGAAAGCGTTTGGGGGAATTCTGGCCGGACAGCCGGAAGTGGAGCACGACAAAATCGTCCAGGCCGCGCACCGGACGTTTAGGGCTTATCACGACATTTTCAAACACACTCAACGGCAGGATCAGCCGGTGGCTTAA
- a CDS encoding PAS domain-containing sensor histidine kinase, which produces MDSTIDHLKNENARLRALMDSSQSALYLLKPVYDGQGQITDFAFIIVNRKLSAFINQEPEVLTGALYSQWFPQYKTNGIFDYYCRAFAQPTPLQFEHHYITDGSDSWLTLEASRQGDELQVTFLDITENKRIQYQLEATIHQIKNSNENLEQFAYIASHDLQEPLRKLQAFGDVLQSQFADSLVDGEIDLVRRIQNSAKRMQVLVRDLLTYSRLSTQTESFENISLSRLIKEVLNDLEMMITEKQATVRVSALPNLLGNPLRLRQLFQNLVANAIKFQKADQKPLIQISARHAEPHELPEELEEQAHRLFLLVEVADNGIGFDEKYKARIFQPFQRLENRSKYSGTGIGLAICKKVAEIHGGAIDVTSQIGQGSTFKVFLPVYGRTG; this is translated from the coding sequence TTGGATTCTACGATTGACCATTTAAAGAATGAAAATGCCCGTTTGCGGGCGCTGATGGACAGCTCACAATCAGCGCTGTATCTGCTAAAACCGGTTTATGACGGTCAGGGTCAGATCACGGATTTTGCGTTTATCATTGTTAACAGAAAGTTGTCGGCTTTTATCAATCAGGAACCGGAAGTTCTTACTGGCGCGCTCTACAGCCAGTGGTTTCCGCAGTACAAAACCAACGGTATTTTCGACTATTACTGCCGGGCATTTGCCCAACCGACGCCCCTTCAGTTTGAACACCATTACATCACCGACGGGTCGGACTCCTGGCTTACGCTGGAAGCCAGCCGCCAGGGCGATGAACTGCAGGTGACGTTTCTGGATATTACCGAAAACAAGCGGATTCAGTACCAATTGGAAGCAACGATTCACCAGATCAAAAATTCCAATGAAAACCTGGAGCAGTTTGCCTACATCGCTTCGCACGACTTGCAGGAGCCGCTGCGGAAATTGCAGGCGTTTGGCGATGTGCTGCAAAGCCAGTTTGCCGATAGCCTGGTGGATGGCGAAATAGACCTCGTCCGGCGGATTCAGAATTCGGCCAAGCGCATGCAGGTGCTGGTGCGCGACCTGCTGACGTATTCGCGGCTGTCGACTCAGACCGAATCTTTTGAAAACATTTCCCTATCGCGCCTGATTAAAGAAGTGCTCAATGATCTGGAAATGATGATTACCGAAAAGCAGGCTACGGTTCGGGTGTCGGCCCTGCCGAATCTGCTCGGCAATCCGCTCCGTCTGCGGCAGTTGTTTCAGAACCTGGTTGCCAACGCCATTAAATTCCAGAAAGCCGATCAGAAACCACTCATCCAGATCAGCGCCCGCCATGCTGAACCGCATGAGCTACCCGAAGAGCTGGAGGAGCAGGCACACCGCTTGTTTCTGCTGGTGGAAGTAGCCGACAATGGCATTGGTTTCGACGAAAAATACAAAGCCCGGATTTTTCAACCGTTTCAACGGCTCGAAAACCGTTCGAAATATAGCGGCACGGGAATCGGTCTGGCGATCTGCAAGAAAGTGGCCGAGATTCACGGCGGAGCGATCGACGTAACCAGCCAGATCGGACAGGGCTCCACGTTTAAAGTGTTCCTGCCGGTTTACGGGCGAACCGGTTAA
- a CDS encoding cupin domain-containing protein, which translates to MAAVSSPFINDDQQPWEEAGPGVRRKIMAYDANLMLVKVAFEAGGVGAVHHHYHTQMSYVESGRFAVTIGDETRELKAGDVYHVPPDVPHGALALEAGVLIDVFTPMRADFLKS; encoded by the coding sequence ATGGCGGCTGTTTCAAGTCCATTTATCAATGATGACCAGCAACCCTGGGAAGAGGCTGGCCCCGGGGTCCGGCGTAAAATCATGGCCTACGACGCCAACCTCATGTTGGTCAAGGTGGCGTTTGAAGCGGGCGGTGTCGGGGCTGTTCACCACCATTACCACACGCAGATGAGCTACGTTGAGAGCGGCCGGTTTGCCGTCACGATTGGCGACGAAACCCGGGAACTGAAAGCCGGTGATGTATACCACGTACCGCCCGACGTACCGCACGGCGCCTTAGCGCTGGAAGCCGGAGTACTGATCGACGTTTTTACCCCCATGCGCGCGGATTTTCTGAAATCCTGA
- a CDS encoding MFS transporter: protein MNYRSRVLSFLFALSAITYIDRTCISLVASDIKSDLGIGNDQWGWVLSAFALAYALFELPTGALGDRLGPRRVLTRVVGWWSVFTALIGTANSWLYLVVVRFLFGVGEAGAYPNASIVVSRWFPRQETGRAQAYIWAAGRVGGMLAPWMVVPVATQFGWRASFYAMGILGLLWAVCWYVWFRDFPREKPAISTGELEHIEQNRRFRTASHHIPWGAVLRSPNMWAIMMMFHFYMYGAYFFTGWLPTYLREGRHFGKEEMQLFATLPFFLGAIGCFTGGYLSDWLAKRYGLKVGRRVVGIVGLVLSSAMILLSALTSDNATAAIFLSLGMGFKDLTLPVSFAVCNDVGRSQSGMVSGAMNTIGQLGAVFLGVLFGYIVNVTGDFNLPLFLIAFLLLCSGLLWLRIDPTEEVVLV, encoded by the coding sequence ATGAATTACCGCTCACGGGTCCTTTCTTTTTTATTCGCGCTTTCGGCCATTACCTACATCGACCGCACCTGCATTTCGCTGGTTGCGTCGGACATCAAGAGTGATCTGGGAATCGGTAACGACCAGTGGGGTTGGGTACTGAGCGCCTTTGCCCTGGCCTATGCCCTGTTTGAACTGCCAACCGGTGCGCTCGGCGACCGGCTGGGTCCGCGCCGGGTTCTGACGCGGGTCGTCGGCTGGTGGTCGGTTTTTACGGCACTTATAGGCACGGCAAACAGTTGGTTGTACTTAGTGGTCGTACGGTTTCTGTTCGGTGTGGGCGAAGCTGGGGCGTATCCCAACGCGTCAATTGTGGTATCCCGCTGGTTTCCGCGACAGGAAACCGGCCGGGCGCAGGCTTATATCTGGGCGGCCGGGCGCGTGGGCGGAATGCTGGCTCCCTGGATGGTGGTGCCGGTGGCCACCCAGTTTGGCTGGCGGGCGTCTTTTTACGCCATGGGAATCCTGGGGTTACTCTGGGCCGTTTGCTGGTACGTTTGGTTTCGCGATTTTCCCCGCGAAAAACCGGCCATCAGCACCGGGGAGTTGGAGCACATCGAGCAAAACCGGCGGTTTCGGACGGCGAGCCACCACATTCCCTGGGGCGCGGTTTTACGGAGCCCGAACATGTGGGCCATCATGATGATGTTCCACTTCTACATGTACGGAGCCTATTTCTTTACCGGCTGGCTACCAACCTACCTGCGCGAAGGCCGTCACTTCGGTAAGGAAGAAATGCAGTTGTTTGCCACGCTGCCTTTTTTTCTAGGTGCCATCGGCTGTTTTACCGGCGGTTACCTGAGCGACTGGCTGGCTAAACGGTATGGCCTGAAGGTGGGCCGGCGGGTGGTCGGTATCGTAGGGCTGGTGCTGTCGTCGGCCATGATTCTGCTGTCGGCACTGACCAGCGACAACGCAACGGCCGCCATTTTCCTGTCGCTGGGCATGGGGTTCAAGGACCTGACGCTGCCGGTTTCCTTTGCGGTCTGCAACGATGTGGGCCGGAGCCAATCGGGCATGGTATCGGGGGCCATGAACACCATCGGGCAACTCGGGGCCGTGTTTCTGGGCGTCCTGTTTGGGTACATCGTTAACGTCACGGGCGATTTCAACCTGCCGCTGTTTCTGATTGCATTTCTCCTCCTGTGCAGTGGCCTGCTCTGGCTCCGGATCGATCCGACCGAGGAGGTGGTGCTGGTTTGA
- a CDS encoding redoxin family protein → MISKPLLQKLTGIAGLVVLLVLAASAPKEDHKTLEIGASAPDFSLPGIDGKQYSLKSFAGSPALVVVFSCNHCPTAQAYEDRLIRMVSDYKPRQVNFVVISPNNPTTVSLAELGYTDLSDSFEEMKIRAKAKGYNFPYLYDGDTQATALKYGPVATPHVFIFDKNRRLQYAGRFDAKEKPGTGNAEDARAALDAVLAGQKVPVPTTKTFGCSVKWLEKDDYIKKQQAEWAKQPVSLEDVDVAGLKKLIQNDSDKLRLINVWATWCGPCVQEFPDFISIDRMYRERDFEFVSVSADKPDKKAKALEFLKKKEASNKNYIFNSDDKYALIEAIDPKWQGALPYTILVEPGGKIVYSKQGAIDVLEMKRRIVENRLIGRYY, encoded by the coding sequence ATGATTTCTAAACCCTTACTCCAAAAATTAACCGGGATTGCCGGACTGGTCGTTCTGCTGGTCCTAGCGGCATCTGCGCCGAAGGAAGATCACAAAACGCTGGAAATTGGTGCGTCGGCCCCGGATTTTTCGCTACCCGGTATTGATGGCAAACAATACAGCCTGAAAAGCTTTGCCGGTTCGCCCGCGCTGGTGGTTGTTTTTAGCTGCAACCACTGCCCCACCGCCCAGGCATACGAAGACCGGCTTATCCGGATGGTGTCGGATTACAAACCCAGGCAGGTCAATTTCGTCGTTATTTCCCCCAACAACCCCACCACCGTCAGCCTGGCCGAGTTGGGTTATACGGATTTGAGCGACAGCTTTGAGGAAATGAAAATCCGCGCCAAAGCCAAAGGATACAACTTTCCGTACCTCTACGACGGCGACACCCAGGCCACGGCCTTGAAGTACGGCCCGGTGGCGACTCCCCACGTTTTTATTTTCGACAAAAACCGCAGGCTGCAGTATGCGGGCCGGTTCGACGCCAAAGAGAAACCGGGAACGGGCAACGCCGAAGACGCCCGGGCGGCTCTGGATGCGGTATTGGCGGGACAGAAAGTGCCGGTTCCGACGACCAAAACATTTGGCTGCTCGGTTAAGTGGCTGGAGAAAGATGATTACATCAAAAAACAGCAGGCTGAATGGGCGAAACAACCGGTTTCCCTCGAAGACGTTGATGTGGCTGGGCTGAAAAAGCTGATTCAGAACGACTCCGACAAACTGCGGCTGATCAACGTCTGGGCTACCTGGTGCGGCCCCTGCGTGCAGGAGTTTCCCGATTTCATCAGCATTGACCGGATGTACCGCGAGCGGGATTTCGAATTCGTTTCCGTATCGGCCGATAAACCCGATAAAAAAGCCAAGGCGCTCGAGTTTCTGAAGAAAAAGGAAGCGTCCAACAAGAATTATATTTTCAATTCGGACGACAAATACGCCCTGATCGAAGCGATTGACCCGAAATGGCAGGGCGCGCTGCCCTACACGATTCTGGTGGAACCGGGCGGCAAAATCGTCTACAGCAAACAGGGCGCCATCGATGTGCTGGAAATGAAACGCCGGATTGTGGAAAACCGCTTGATCGGACGGTATTATTGA
- a CDS encoding sensor histidine kinase, producing the protein MTTLNTPELLRRAEPINDKWLQVVGVPLAVLPFVLFYLHEYGYEWRLFVQTFSWGMVSTAITWQVLRWWVMRVRLRYADQTQFRQRLFLTFGGYVLFTVPLQLAETWTVSQLDLTGLIAPPEFPRVYLIHLVMALLFAFVVGALYESMYYVEKNREAILEAEALKKVALQSQYDTLKNQVNPHFLFNSLNSLSSLITEDKKLAGEFLDELASVYRYLLQEADRELTPLRSEVNFIHSYLFLIQKRFGAAISYTVEINDPWPDTLLPPLTLQTLVENAIRYNVILPEKPLWLEIRTTDEGQLQVANPIQRKPLRVTATPIGLGTLTDRFRRLGLPALVISDDGEEFRVTVPLVRR; encoded by the coding sequence GTGACTACCTTAAATACGCCCGAACTGCTGAGAAGAGCCGAACCGATCAACGACAAATGGCTCCAGGTCGTTGGCGTTCCGCTGGCGGTCCTGCCGTTCGTGCTTTTTTACCTGCACGAGTACGGCTACGAATGGCGGCTTTTTGTCCAGACATTTAGCTGGGGCATGGTTTCGACGGCGATCACCTGGCAGGTCTTGCGGTGGTGGGTGATGCGGGTCCGGCTGCGGTATGCCGACCAGACGCAGTTTCGGCAACGGCTCTTCCTGACGTTCGGCGGGTATGTGCTGTTTACCGTTCCCCTGCAACTGGCCGAGACCTGGACGGTCAGCCAGTTGGATCTGACGGGCCTGATTGCTCCCCCGGAATTTCCGCGCGTCTACCTGATTCACCTGGTCATGGCCTTGCTGTTCGCCTTTGTGGTCGGGGCGCTTTACGAGAGTATGTACTACGTCGAAAAAAACCGGGAAGCCATTCTGGAAGCCGAAGCGCTTAAAAAAGTGGCCCTGCAGAGCCAGTACGACACGTTAAAGAATCAGGTCAATCCCCACTTTTTGTTCAACTCACTAAATTCGCTGTCGTCGCTCATCACCGAGGACAAGAAACTGGCGGGGGAGTTTCTGGACGAACTGGCCAGCGTCTACCGGTATTTGTTGCAGGAAGCCGACCGGGAGCTGACCCCGCTGCGGAGCGAAGTCAATTTCATCCATTCGTACCTGTTTTTGATTCAGAAGCGGTTTGGCGCGGCTATTTCCTACACCGTTGAAATCAACGACCCGTGGCCCGACACCCTGCTGCCCCCGCTGACGCTTCAAACGCTGGTCGAAAATGCCATTCGGTACAACGTCATTCTGCCCGAAAAACCGTTGTGGCTGGAGATCCGTACCACCGATGAAGGCCAGTTGCAGGTTGCCAATCCCATTCAGCGCAAGCCGTTGCGGGTAACCGCTACACCCATCGGCCTGGGCACGCTGACCGACCGTTTTCGGCGGCTGGGGTTACCAGCGCTGGTCATCAGCGACGATGGCGAAGAGTTTCGGGTAACGGTTCCGTTAGTGCGGAGGTGA
- a CDS encoding RNA polymerase sigma factor, translating to MAPDCTPFERQLIEGCRNGSPQHQEMFYKHFYGFLMAIALRYHPARQEAGSVVNDSFMKVFDRIDRYEFAETFRGWLRRIVVNTALDHYRRLAKHTHALDLDQADGQTIAMEDSVISQLTADDILNLLQHLPVQYRMVFNLYEIEGYSHEEIARQLNLSTSSSRVYLVRAKEQLARLVKSFFPNHNERFFP from the coding sequence GTGGCACCCGACTGTACGCCTTTCGAACGACAACTCATCGAAGGATGCCGCAACGGCAGTCCGCAACACCAGGAAATGTTCTACAAGCATTTTTACGGGTTTCTAATGGCCATTGCGCTGCGCTACCACCCGGCCCGGCAGGAAGCGGGCAGCGTGGTCAACGACAGTTTCATGAAGGTTTTCGACCGGATCGACCGGTATGAGTTCGCTGAAACGTTTCGCGGCTGGCTGCGCCGGATTGTGGTCAACACCGCGCTTGATCATTACCGCCGACTGGCCAAACACACCCACGCTCTCGATCTGGACCAGGCGGATGGGCAGACAATTGCGATGGAAGATTCCGTGATCAGCCAACTGACGGCGGACGACATCCTGAACCTGCTGCAACACCTGCCCGTGCAATACCGTATGGTTTTTAACCTTTACGAAATCGAAGGGTATTCGCACGAGGAAATTGCCCGGCAACTCAACCTGTCGACTAGTTCGTCGCGGGTGTATCTGGTGCGGGCGAAAGAGCAGTTGGCCCGGTTAGTGAAGAGTTTTTTTCCGAATCACAATGAAAGATTCTTTCCATAA
- a CDS encoding outer membrane beta-barrel protein — MKDSFHKKLTEHIRKTIGQHEVPYEPGSWEEFQRLQQRRRHRQSVVWLRYAMAACLLLGLLGVPLWLYVGPSQPAKLALRPVGPKPKPDVAHPSVAQPPSIRPVEEKAVTANRSATPSSVPQNQELPQNRIAWENALPAHQQVRTTRTDVRNKPMLNRLRAKSAPEPNPLIVSEPSASFSNERAANLPAATDESATSSGSFARIKPRSRPGYRWSLRPLGLPLNVQVEGAQVTVTNPSKTGPVWGVSLAPQSVHAAGSSPAVALGGGLFSELPISRRFSLSTGLSMARQTLGTTESGPIIALSSPHLVSTDIRLTTIDVPINLRFRPKGSSEMGFYIEAGFSSLAFLNERYAETYEQQKEVVVLVMGTNGQEQTVTQYVTEQQIVNHSEPAFGRIYWGRLLNFSIGVERRMGSQFRLSAEPYLKYPIGPFTRENLMLGSGGISLRLGFQAGR; from the coding sequence ATGAAAGATTCTTTCCATAAAAAGCTGACCGAACACATCCGGAAAACCATAGGGCAGCATGAAGTGCCTTATGAACCCGGCTCGTGGGAGGAGTTTCAGCGATTGCAGCAACGGCGCAGGCATCGACAATCCGTTGTCTGGTTACGGTATGCAATGGCGGCTTGTCTACTGCTCGGTTTGCTGGGCGTGCCGCTCTGGCTGTACGTGGGCCCGTCTCAACCCGCGAAACTGGCCCTCAGACCGGTTGGTCCGAAACCCAAGCCGGATGTTGCGCATCCATCGGTTGCTCAACCGCCCTCTATTCGGCCGGTGGAAGAAAAAGCCGTTACGGCAAATCGATCAGCCACCCCGTCATCAGTGCCGCAGAATCAGGAATTACCTCAAAACCGTATTGCATGGGAAAACGCTTTACCTGCTCATCAACAAGTGCGTACAACGCGTACCGACGTAAGGAATAAGCCAATGCTAAATAGGCTTCGGGCGAAAAGCGCCCCCGAACCAAATCCGTTGATAGTTTCGGAGCCGTCGGCCTCTTTCTCCAACGAACGGGCGGCAAACCTTCCAGCAGCAACCGATGAATCGGCCACTTCGTCGGGTTCGTTTGCCCGGATAAAACCGCGCTCCCGGCCTGGTTACCGCTGGTCGCTTCGACCGCTGGGCCTGCCGCTGAATGTGCAGGTGGAGGGAGCGCAAGTGACTGTTACAAACCCGTCGAAAACCGGCCCCGTATGGGGGGTCAGTCTGGCTCCGCAGTCGGTGCATGCCGCCGGGAGTTCGCCTGCGGTGGCTCTGGGTGGGGGACTGTTTTCCGAGTTACCGATCAGCAGGCGGTTTAGTTTGTCAACTGGTCTGTCGATGGCCCGGCAGACACTCGGCACAACGGAGTCCGGGCCCATCATCGCCTTGTCGAGCCCTCATCTGGTTTCCACCGACATCCGGCTGACTACCATCGACGTTCCGATTAACCTCCGTTTCCGGCCAAAAGGGTCGTCCGAAATGGGTTTTTACATCGAAGCCGGTTTTTCGTCTCTGGCTTTCCTGAACGAACGGTACGCGGAAACGTACGAGCAGCAGAAAGAAGTAGTTGTTCTGGTGATGGGCACAAACGGGCAGGAACAAACCGTCACGCAGTACGTGACGGAGCAGCAAATCGTCAATCACTCCGAACCAGCTTTTGGTCGAATTTACTGGGGGCGGCTGCTCAACTTTTCCATTGGTGTTGAACGTCGGATGGGTAGCCAGTTCCGGTTATCCGCCGAACCGTATCTGAAATATCCAATTGGACCGTTTACCCGCGAGAATTTAATGCTTGGTTCGGGGGGAATCAGCCTACGGCTTGGCTTTCAGGCTGGTCGCTGA
- a CDS encoding RNA polymerase sigma factor, whose product MSVYSDYVDHDLLPLLAEGDEEAFAEIYRRYWQRLYSSAYKRLRNEDQCQDLVQNVFTDLWERKAQHTIDNLPAYLFTAVRFQVLKQVSRQPGTADLLDAFEAILTSPIHSDDSLLEQEILNLVKLWVAALPEKRREIFLMYYSQDLSTADIADSLGVSQKTVQNQLHTATTALRARLARILLAALLASIIPL is encoded by the coding sequence ATGTCTGTCTACAGCGATTATGTTGACCACGACCTTTTGCCGCTTCTGGCGGAGGGAGATGAGGAAGCATTCGCGGAAATATACCGCCGATACTGGCAACGGCTGTACAGTTCGGCTTATAAGCGTTTGCGTAACGAAGACCAGTGTCAGGATCTGGTCCAGAATGTTTTTACAGATCTGTGGGAACGCAAAGCACAGCATACCATTGATAATTTACCCGCCTATCTTTTTACGGCTGTTCGGTTTCAGGTGCTCAAACAAGTTTCCCGGCAGCCCGGTACTGCCGACCTCCTGGACGCGTTTGAGGCAATCCTGACATCGCCAATTCATTCCGACGACTCGCTTTTGGAGCAGGAAATCCTGAACCTGGTTAAATTATGGGTGGCGGCTCTGCCCGAAAAAAGGCGCGAAATTTTCCTGATGTACTACTCCCAGGACCTTTCTACTGCCGACATTGCTGACAGTCTGGGCGTTTCGCAGAAAACCGTTCAGAACCAGTTACACACCGCCACAACGGCATTACGGGCTCGTCTGGCCCGTATTCTTCTTGCCGCCCTCCTTGCTTCCATTATTCCGCTGTAG
- a CDS encoding FecR family protein: protein MEPFENRRELGGLFKKYVEGKATPEEKRFVEAYYDFFDQHAEVFDWPSGSGRRTKAGQNGLDQSEREALIWKGIQDQIQANRDAAVIPLWTRWWQTPYLKVAAAVLFILSGWLYYSYQNGRGDINGVSRTRPALQLVTNTEKGKKEVVLEDGTHVVLEPGGSLYYPKSFAKDQRVVYLNGNAFFDVAKNPAKPFLVHSRDIVTRVVGTSFTIHVGRKHLEVAVLTGKVMVGKASDKTMTNAHLLTPNQKVTYYTESSRFVTGLVNQPVIIKAATKTLSANVFKFGDAPLRDVITVLEAAYGIEITVRNEPLKSCPVTADLREQSLYTKLDIVCASLKAHYDIIGTRIIITGGECQ from the coding sequence ATGGAACCGTTTGAAAACCGGCGTGAATTAGGGGGCCTCTTTAAAAAATACGTAGAAGGAAAGGCTACGCCGGAAGAAAAACGGTTTGTGGAAGCATATTATGATTTTTTTGATCAGCACGCAGAGGTGTTTGACTGGCCATCCGGCTCCGGCAGACGAACGAAGGCCGGGCAAAACGGGTTGGATCAAAGCGAGCGGGAAGCCTTGATCTGGAAGGGAATTCAGGATCAAATACAGGCGAATCGGGATGCCGCCGTCATTCCGTTATGGACGAGGTGGTGGCAGACACCGTACTTGAAAGTTGCCGCTGCGGTGCTGTTCATCCTATCGGGATGGCTTTATTATTCCTACCAAAACGGGAGGGGTGATATAAACGGGGTTAGCCGTACCCGGCCCGCCTTACAACTCGTTACCAACACGGAGAAGGGGAAGAAAGAGGTGGTTCTGGAAGATGGAACGCACGTCGTTCTGGAACCGGGCGGCAGTCTTTACTATCCGAAATCCTTTGCAAAAGACCAGCGTGTCGTGTACTTAAACGGGAACGCTTTTTTCGATGTCGCCAAAAATCCGGCGAAACCTTTTCTGGTCCATAGCCGCGACATTGTAACCCGGGTTGTAGGAACCAGTTTTACGATTCATGTTGGACGTAAACACCTGGAAGTAGCCGTATTGACCGGTAAAGTAATGGTGGGGAAAGCCAGCGATAAAACAATGACGAATGCGCACCTCCTGACGCCAAATCAGAAAGTAACATATTATACAGAAAGTAGTCGCTTTGTGACGGGCCTGGTGAACCAGCCGGTTATTATAAAGGCTGCAACGAAAACGCTATCCGCCAATGTCTTCAAGTTTGGAGATGCGCCTTTGCGGGATGTAATAACGGTGCTGGAAGCGGCTTACGGAATAGAAATTACCGTGCGCAACGAGCCATTAAAAAGTTGCCCCGTTACGGCTGATCTGCGCGAACAATCGCTTTATACGAAACTCGATATTGTTTGTGCTTCCCTCAAAGCACATTACGATATAATAGGAACCCGCATCATTATTACGGGTGGAGAATGCCAATAA